In Archangium violaceum, the following are encoded in one genomic region:
- a CDS encoding substrate-binding domain-containing protein, translating to MKSVLRKLALGASAMAALLTASGALAQTQNQVNMGVAIPAATHGFTGGIVWWANQAKKDLEKAHPGLKITVKTAANAPEQANQLQDLLTVNKINTLVIFPFESASLTKPVAQAKGKGVYVTVVDRGLTDTSAQDAYVAGDNTAFGRIAAEYLAKKLNGKGNIVALRGIPTTLDNERMDAFNAVLKNYPDIKLLDARYGNWNRDDAFKVMQDYLTRFKQIDAVWAADDDMAVGVLKAIEQAKRTDIKEVFGGAGAKGMVKTIMEGKNKLIQADVSYSPKFIYDAIKLTAEARLKGEKLPPNTIIPSVLITKENAKDFYFPDSPF from the coding sequence ATGAAATCCGTCCTCCGTAAACTCGCCCTCGGCGCCTCCGCCATGGCCGCGCTCCTCACCGCCTCCGGTGCGCTCGCGCAGACGCAGAACCAGGTCAACATGGGCGTCGCCATCCCCGCGGCCACCCACGGCTTCACCGGCGGCATCGTCTGGTGGGCCAACCAGGCCAAGAAGGACCTGGAGAAGGCGCACCCGGGCCTGAAGATCACCGTGAAGACGGCGGCCAACGCGCCCGAGCAGGCCAACCAGCTTCAGGACCTGCTGACCGTCAACAAGATCAACACGCTGGTCATCTTCCCGTTCGAGTCGGCCTCGCTCACCAAGCCCGTGGCGCAGGCGAAGGGCAAGGGCGTCTACGTCACGGTGGTGGACCGCGGCCTGACCGACACCAGCGCGCAGGACGCCTACGTGGCCGGCGACAACACCGCGTTCGGCAGGATCGCGGCGGAGTACCTGGCCAAGAAACTGAACGGCAAGGGCAACATCGTGGCGCTGCGCGGCATCCCGACCACGCTCGACAACGAGCGCATGGACGCGTTCAACGCCGTGCTGAAGAACTACCCGGACATCAAGCTGCTCGACGCCCGGTACGGCAACTGGAACCGCGACGATGCCTTCAAGGTGATGCAGGACTACCTGACGCGCTTCAAGCAGATCGACGCCGTGTGGGCGGCCGATGACGACATGGCGGTGGGAGTCCTCAAGGCCATCGAGCAGGCGAAGCGCACGGACATCAAGGAGGTGTTCGGCGGCGCGGGCGCCAAGGGCATGGTCAAGACCATCATGGAGGGCAAGAACAAGCTGATCCAGGCCGACGTGTCCTACTCGCCCAAGTTCATCTACGACGCGATCAAGCTGACGGCCGAGGCGCGCCTGAAGGGAGAGAAGCTGCCGCCGAACACGATCATCCCCTCGGTGCTCATCACCAAGGAGAACGCGAAGGACTTCTACTTCCCGGACTCACCCTTCTAG
- a CDS encoding sugar phosphate isomerase/epimerase family protein produces the protein MPRPVTLFTGQWADLPLSELAPLAKRMGYDGLELACWGDHFNVREALASKTYLRDKRALLESHGLKCLAIGNHLVGQAVCDLIDERHQSIVPAHVWGDGDPEGVRQRAAQEMKDTARAAAAFGVKTVTGFTGSSVWHATYAFPPTSQAFWDKGFADFGRRWTPILEEFEAQGVNFALEVHPTEIAFDTASAQRAIEAVNGHRRFGFNFDPSHLGYQGVDYVKFIRTFAGRIYNVHMKDVWWGRGDGTVGVFGGHTSFGDPRRFWDFRSLGRGMIDFESIIVALNDIGYSGPLSVEWEDSRMDRVHGATESAAFCKRLDFPAAAGAFDAVFDKDKQARAGG, from the coding sequence ATGCCAAGACCCGTCACCCTGTTCACCGGTCAATGGGCCGATCTGCCTCTCTCCGAACTCGCACCGCTGGCCAAGCGCATGGGCTACGACGGCCTGGAGTTGGCCTGCTGGGGCGACCACTTCAACGTACGGGAGGCGCTCGCTTCCAAAACCTATCTCCGCGACAAGCGGGCACTGCTCGAGTCCCACGGTCTGAAGTGTCTGGCCATCGGCAACCACCTGGTCGGTCAAGCCGTGTGCGATCTGATCGACGAGCGGCACCAGTCCATCGTCCCCGCGCACGTCTGGGGTGATGGTGACCCCGAGGGTGTGCGCCAGCGAGCCGCCCAGGAGATGAAGGACACGGCCCGCGCCGCCGCCGCCTTCGGCGTGAAGACCGTCACCGGCTTCACCGGTTCCTCCGTGTGGCACGCCACCTACGCCTTCCCGCCCACCTCGCAGGCGTTCTGGGACAAGGGCTTCGCCGACTTCGGCCGCCGCTGGACGCCGATCCTCGAGGAGTTCGAGGCACAGGGCGTCAACTTCGCGCTCGAGGTGCACCCGACGGAGATCGCCTTCGACACCGCCTCCGCCCAGCGGGCCATCGAGGCCGTGAACGGCCACCGCCGCTTCGGCTTCAACTTCGACCCCAGCCACCTCGGGTACCAGGGCGTGGACTACGTGAAGTTCATCCGCACGTTCGCGGGCCGCATCTACAACGTCCACATGAAGGACGTGTGGTGGGGCCGAGGCGATGGCACCGTCGGCGTATTCGGCGGCCATACCAGCTTCGGAGATCCGCGCCGCTTCTGGGATTTCCGCAGCCTCGGCCGAGGCATGATCGACTTCGAGTCCATCATCGTCGCGCTCAACGACATCGGCTACTCGGGCCCGTTGAGCGTGGAGTGGGAGGACAGCCGGATGGACCGCGTGCACGGGGCGACCGAGAGCGCGGCCTTCTGCAAGCGGCTCGACTTCCCCGCCGCCGCGGGCGCGTTCGATGCCGTGTTCGACAAGGACAAGCAAGCGCGGGCCGGCGGATGA
- a CDS encoding metallophosphoesterase codes for MSGRTRLRGRFQLFATLLVTLVQLPTVLWLCWLTRTPLPLAVAVPVSFPYLRQLQSPWHTTAPALSTYLALGWWAACAVFDVLMLPAALAVQAGLPRGVTWGVAGAIALVLGTDSVLGRPRLRKRVVHVEGLSPELDGYRIGQLSDVHCGPHAPESRVSSWVARLNALDLDLVTVTGDLITHGSSHVEAVARALGGLRAKDGAFACMGNHDYFTDGEHLVRELERQGVTVLRNRGVVVQRGGARLYVAGVDDTWTSRHDVARALAKRPEGVPTVLLAHDPDLFPEAQARSVELTLSGHTHGGQLGVPGVRRLSLARFVSRWTAGLYRQGRSWLYVNRGAGTTGPPARLGAPAELAVITLRRA; via the coding sequence ATGTCCGGCCGAACCCGACTCCGGGGTCGCTTCCAACTGTTCGCGACCCTCCTCGTCACCCTCGTCCAGTTGCCCACGGTGCTCTGGCTCTGCTGGCTCACGCGCACGCCCCTGCCCCTGGCCGTCGCGGTGCCGGTCTCGTTCCCCTACCTGCGTCAGTTGCAGAGCCCCTGGCACACCACGGCTCCCGCGCTGTCGACCTATCTGGCGCTGGGCTGGTGGGCCGCCTGCGCGGTGTTCGACGTGCTCATGCTCCCCGCCGCCCTGGCCGTCCAGGCGGGCCTGCCCCGGGGCGTGACCTGGGGCGTGGCCGGAGCCATCGCGCTCGTCCTGGGTACTGACTCGGTCCTCGGCCGGCCGAGGCTCCGCAAGCGGGTGGTCCACGTGGAAGGGCTCTCGCCCGAGCTGGACGGCTACCGCATCGGCCAGCTCTCCGACGTCCACTGTGGCCCGCATGCACCCGAGAGCCGCGTCTCCTCCTGGGTCGCGCGCCTCAACGCCCTCGACCTCGACCTGGTGACCGTCACCGGAGACCTCATCACCCACGGCTCATCGCACGTCGAGGCGGTGGCGCGGGCGCTCGGTGGCCTGCGCGCGAAGGATGGTGCGTTCGCCTGCATGGGCAATCACGACTACTTCACCGACGGAGAGCACCTCGTCCGGGAGCTGGAACGACAAGGCGTGACCGTCCTGCGCAACCGGGGGGTGGTTGTCCAGCGGGGAGGGGCTCGCTTGTACGTCGCGGGCGTGGACGACACCTGGACCTCGCGCCACGACGTGGCTCGGGCGCTCGCGAAGCGGCCCGAGGGCGTTCCCACCGTGCTGCTCGCCCACGACCCGGACCTGTTTCCCGAGGCCCAGGCGCGCTCCGTCGAGCTGACCCTCTCGGGCCACACGCACGGCGGACAGCTCGGAGTCCCGGGCGTCCGCCGCCTGTCTCTGGCCCGGTTCGTCTCCCGCTGGACCGCGGGGCTGTACCGGCAGGGCCGCTCGTGGCTCTACGTGAACCGCGGCGCCGGCACCACTGGACCGCCCGCCCGGCTGGGCGCTCCGGCGGAGCTCGCCGTCATCACTCTGCGGCGGGCGTAG
- a CDS encoding Gfo/Idh/MocA family protein, whose translation MSTSHNRKLRYAMVGGGRDAFIGSVHRRAMALDGQMELVAGALSSHPDKARASGRDLGLADARNHGRWEDLLADELKRPADERIDFVSIVTPNHVHYPVAKAFAEAGIHVVCDKPLVHTSAQADELVRTVERTGIVFGVTYNYTGYPMVREARELVKRGALGELRKVTVEYNQGWLATHLEGQDNKQASWRTDPARSGLAGAIGDIGSHAENLAATVTGLEIEAVCADLGALVPGRRLDDDGNLLLRWSGGVRGVLIASQIAAGFENDLRLRVFGSTGSLEWRQEEPNQLMHAPLDGPRRILTRGSPWLSESSRRACRVPSGHPEAFIEAFANVYLGVAADIRARLAGVKADPIAADYPRVTDGARGVRFIEKTVESAASERKWTPME comes from the coding sequence ATGAGTACCTCGCACAACCGCAAGCTGCGCTACGCGATGGTCGGCGGCGGGCGCGATGCGTTCATCGGCTCGGTACACCGCCGGGCCATGGCGCTGGACGGGCAGATGGAGCTGGTCGCGGGCGCGCTCTCGTCCCACCCGGACAAGGCGCGCGCCTCCGGCCGCGACCTGGGACTGGCCGACGCGCGCAATCACGGCCGCTGGGAGGATCTGCTGGCCGACGAGCTGAAGCGCCCGGCGGACGAGCGCATCGACTTCGTCTCCATCGTCACGCCCAACCACGTGCACTACCCGGTGGCGAAGGCGTTCGCCGAGGCCGGCATCCACGTGGTGTGTGACAAGCCGCTCGTACACACCAGCGCGCAGGCCGACGAGCTCGTGCGCACGGTGGAGCGGACCGGCATCGTGTTCGGCGTCACCTACAACTACACCGGCTATCCCATGGTGCGAGAGGCGCGCGAGCTGGTGAAGCGCGGTGCCCTCGGCGAGCTGCGCAAGGTGACCGTCGAATACAACCAGGGCTGGCTCGCCACGCACCTGGAGGGCCAGGACAACAAGCAGGCCAGCTGGCGCACCGACCCGGCGAGGAGTGGCCTGGCCGGCGCCATCGGTGACATCGGCTCGCACGCCGAGAACCTGGCCGCCACGGTCACCGGCCTCGAGATCGAAGCGGTGTGCGCCGACCTCGGGGCACTCGTTCCCGGGCGCCGGCTCGACGACGACGGCAACCTGCTGCTGCGCTGGAGCGGCGGTGTGCGGGGCGTGCTGATCGCCTCGCAGATCGCCGCCGGCTTCGAGAACGACCTGCGCCTGCGCGTGTTCGGCTCCACGGGCTCGCTCGAATGGCGGCAGGAAGAGCCGAACCAGCTCATGCATGCACCGCTGGACGGTCCCAGGCGCATCCTCACGCGCGGCTCGCCCTGGCTGAGCGAATCGTCGCGCCGCGCCTGCCGCGTCCCCTCCGGCCACCCCGAGGCGTTCATCGAGGCGTTCGCCAACGTGTACCTGGGTGTCGCGGCGGACATCCGCGCCCGACTGGCCGGGGTGAAGGCGGATCCGATCGCCGCCGACTATCCCCGGGTCACCGATGGCGCGCGTGGTGTGCGCTTCATCGAGAAGACGGTGGAATCCGCCGCCAGCGAGCGCAAGTGGACGCCGATGGAATGA
- a CDS encoding acetyl-CoA hydrolase/transferase C-terminal domain-containing protein — MSTLQERIENSELLAKVVPVEEAVKHVTDGCTVAISGFTKSGEPKAFFPALARHFAATAPQSRITLLSGASLSDDVEGPMAPFIRKRGPYMSSAISRKLIHSGEMDFTDVHLSAFARNLMYGFYGDIDVAVVEVSRIRQDGSVVLSSSVGVSAEALARARKVILEVNTATPDYTGFHDIVLPAVHPKVGWPLPLVNVRDRIGTPYVEFDRSKVVAVVESRTPDHPVPFKAASETDRRIAQNVVDFLMQCRAQFDWGKRLPPIQSGVGNVANAIIGELYASPFQKIRFWTEVFQDGMLRYVEDDAKFENASATAVSFSAEGRKRFMELFERCRDKLVLRPMWLSNSPEIISRLFVIAMNTPIEVDIYGHVNSTHIDGSRIVNGLGGSGDFFRNAYLSIVHTPSTRRLKDGRTVSCVMPYVRHIDHTEHDIKCVVTEHGYALNMDIRSPKRRAVDIIEKCAHPHFRPLLHAYLDMAGAGDEPRPTDMKALEGWWKDYDAACRAFPQSGSTPAAE, encoded by the coding sequence ATGAGCACACTGCAAGAGCGGATCGAGAACTCCGAGCTGTTGGCCAAAGTGGTCCCCGTCGAGGAGGCGGTGAAGCACGTCACCGATGGCTGCACCGTCGCCATCAGCGGCTTCACCAAGTCGGGCGAGCCGAAGGCCTTCTTCCCGGCGCTCGCCCGGCACTTCGCCGCGACGGCGCCCCAGTCCCGCATCACCCTGCTGAGCGGCGCCTCGCTCTCGGATGACGTGGAGGGGCCCATGGCTCCCTTCATCCGCAAGCGCGGGCCGTACATGTCCTCGGCCATCTCGCGCAAGCTCATCCACTCGGGGGAGATGGACTTCACCGACGTCCACCTCTCCGCCTTCGCGCGCAACCTGATGTACGGGTTCTACGGGGACATCGACGTCGCCGTCGTCGAGGTGTCCCGCATCCGCCAGGACGGCAGTGTCGTCCTCTCCTCCTCGGTCGGCGTCTCCGCCGAGGCGCTCGCCCGGGCGCGCAAGGTCATCCTCGAGGTGAACACCGCGACGCCGGACTACACGGGCTTTCACGACATCGTCCTGCCCGCCGTGCACCCCAAGGTGGGCTGGCCGCTGCCGCTGGTGAACGTGCGCGACCGCATCGGCACGCCCTACGTCGAGTTCGATCGCAGCAAGGTCGTCGCAGTCGTCGAGTCCCGCACGCCCGACCACCCGGTGCCCTTCAAGGCCGCGAGCGAGACGGACCGCCGCATCGCGCAGAACGTCGTCGACTTCCTCATGCAGTGCCGCGCGCAGTTCGACTGGGGCAAGCGCCTTCCCCCCATCCAGTCCGGCGTGGGCAACGTGGCCAACGCCATCATCGGCGAACTCTACGCGTCCCCGTTCCAGAAGATCCGCTTCTGGACCGAGGTCTTCCAGGACGGAATGCTGCGCTACGTGGAGGACGACGCGAAGTTCGAGAACGCCTCGGCCACCGCGGTCTCCTTCTCGGCCGAGGGGCGCAAGCGCTTCATGGAGCTGTTCGAGCGCTGCCGGGACAAGCTGGTGCTGCGGCCCATGTGGCTGTCCAACAGCCCGGAGATCATCTCGCGCCTGTTCGTCATCGCGATGAACACCCCCATCGAGGTGGACATCTACGGCCACGTCAACTCCACGCACATCGACGGCTCGCGCATCGTCAACGGGCTGGGTGGCTCGGGAGACTTCTTCCGCAATGCCTACCTCAGCATCGTGCACACACCGTCCACCCGGCGGCTGAAGGACGGGCGCACGGTGAGCTGCGTGATGCCGTACGTGCGGCACATCGACCACACCGAGCACGACATCAAGTGCGTCGTCACCGAGCACGGCTACGCGCTCAACATGGACATCCGCTCGCCCAAGCGGCGCGCCGTGGACATCATCGAGAAGTGCGCGCACCCGCACTTCCGCCCGCTGCTGCACGCCTACCTGGACATGGCGGGCGCGGGAGACGAGCCCCGGCCCACCGACATGAAGGCCCTGGAGGGCTGGTGGAAGGATTACGACGCGGCCTGCCGCGCCTTCCCCCAGAGCGGGTCTACGCCCGCCGCAGAGTGA
- a CDS encoding MBL fold metallo-hydrolase, with product MMLKIRLLASVVAVLALSLSSCKSSEPAMSGDVFSTSRGDLIVHPVNHATFLMNWEGKTIYVDPVGGATPFQGLPAPDVILVTDIHGDHLNADTLTAIVQPETVIVAPQAVRDTLPEALQGATRVLANGETLNVGEIPVEAIPMYNITPERLQYHTKGRGNGYVLTFGDKRVYIAGDTEDIPEMRALRNIDVAFVPMNLPYTMTVAQAADAVREFRPKVVYPYHSRGSDVNEFTRLVGTDVGVEVRVGAWY from the coding sequence ATGATGCTCAAGATCCGGTTGCTCGCGTCCGTGGTGGCGGTGCTCGCGCTGTCGTTGTCCTCGTGCAAGTCATCCGAACCGGCCATGTCGGGAGACGTCTTCTCGACGTCTCGGGGTGATTTGATCGTCCATCCCGTCAATCACGCCACCTTCCTCATGAACTGGGAAGGCAAGACGATCTACGTCGACCCTGTCGGTGGCGCCACGCCGTTCCAGGGCCTTCCCGCTCCCGATGTGATCCTCGTGACGGACATCCACGGCGATCACCTGAACGCCGACACGCTGACGGCCATCGTCCAGCCGGAGACGGTGATCGTCGCGCCTCAGGCCGTGCGCGACACCCTGCCCGAGGCCCTCCAGGGAGCCACGCGAGTGCTCGCCAACGGAGAGACGCTGAACGTGGGGGAAATCCCCGTCGAGGCGATCCCGATGTACAACATCACGCCCGAGCGTCTCCAGTACCACACGAAGGGCCGTGGCAACGGCTATGTGCTGACCTTCGGAGACAAGCGCGTCTACATCGCCGGGGACACGGAAGACATCCCCGAGATGCGGGCGCTGCGAAACATCGACGTCGCCTTCGTTCCCATGAACCTGCCCTACACCATGACGGTGGCCCAGGCGGCGGACGCGGTGCGCGAGTTCAGACCGAAGGTCGTCTATCCCTATCACTCGCGCGGCAGCGACGTGAACGAGTTCACCCGGCTCGTCGGCACGGACGTGGGCGTCGAGGTGCGCGTGGGCGCCTGGTACTGA
- a CDS encoding ABC transporter permease: MPPEPTDAVKQGAATPAAAGGTPRPVEPGSRAGGRARALLHGLGPLLGLIVLCIAGTVLNGDFATLDNVMNVLTRTAFIGIIAVGMCFVIISGGIDLSVGSMAALIAGAMILVMNRLAPSLGSPTSVIALGIGIALLLGALFGLAHGLLITRGGIEPFIVTLGTLGIFRAYLTYFADGGALTLDMELSDAYSPVYYANLLGIPIPVWVFLAVALVGGLILNRTAYGRYVQAIGSNEQVARYAAVDVNRIKVLTYMLLGICVGIATVLYVPRLGSASPTTGLLWELEAIAAVIVGGTALKGGSGTITGTVVGAVLLSVISNILNLTSIISVYLNSAVQGFVIIGVAFMQRRRK, translated from the coding sequence ATGCCACCGGAACCCACTGACGCCGTGAAGCAGGGCGCGGCCACGCCGGCCGCCGCGGGCGGGACACCGCGCCCGGTGGAGCCCGGCAGCCGTGCCGGAGGCCGGGCGCGTGCTCTGCTGCACGGCCTCGGACCGCTCCTCGGGCTCATCGTGTTGTGCATCGCCGGCACCGTGCTGAACGGTGACTTCGCCACGCTCGACAACGTGATGAACGTGCTCACGCGCACCGCCTTCATCGGCATCATCGCGGTGGGCATGTGCTTCGTCATCATCTCGGGAGGCATCGACCTCTCGGTGGGCTCGATGGCGGCGCTGATCGCCGGTGCGATGATCCTCGTGATGAACCGGCTGGCGCCGTCGCTCGGCTCGCCCACGTCCGTCATCGCCCTCGGCATTGGCATCGCGCTGCTGCTCGGCGCGCTGTTCGGGCTGGCGCACGGGCTGCTGATCACCCGGGGCGGTATCGAGCCCTTCATCGTGACACTCGGCACCCTGGGCATCTTCCGTGCCTATCTCACGTACTTCGCGGATGGCGGCGCCCTCACGTTGGACATGGAACTGTCCGACGCCTACAGCCCGGTCTACTACGCCAACCTCCTGGGCATCCCGATTCCGGTCTGGGTGTTCCTCGCCGTCGCGCTCGTGGGCGGGTTGATCCTGAACCGCACCGCGTACGGCCGGTATGTGCAGGCCATTGGCTCCAACGAACAGGTGGCGCGCTACGCGGCCGTGGACGTCAATCGCATCAAGGTGCTCACCTACATGCTGCTCGGCATCTGCGTGGGAATCGCCACGGTCCTGTACGTGCCGCGCCTCGGGTCGGCCTCGCCCACCACGGGACTGCTGTGGGAACTGGAGGCGATCGCGGCGGTGATCGTCGGCGGCACCGCGCTCAAGGGCGGCTCCGGCACCATCACCGGCACGGTCGTCGGCGCCGTGCTGCTCTCCGTCATCAGCAACATCCTGAACCTCACCAGCATCATCAGCGTGTATCTCAACTCGGCGGTGCAGGGCTTCGTGATCATTGGCGTGGCGTTCATGCAACGCCGACGCAAATGA